One window of the Dethiosulfovibrio russensis genome contains the following:
- the gatC gene encoding Asp-tRNA(Asn)/Glu-tRNA(Gln) amidotransferase subunit GatC yields the protein MKITPEDVRKVGLLARLEVGEDEVGPLTEHFNTILDYFGKMEELDLSDVDPFTIEDAEPLKLRKDEPVRWENRDAILDQSPSREGDFIKVPRIGGDA from the coding sequence ATGAAAATAACCCCTGAAGACGTCAGGAAGGTGGGGTTGCTGGCCCGACTTGAGGTAGGAGAAGACGAAGTCGGACCTTTGACGGAGCACTTCAACACGATCCTGGACTATTTCGGCAAGATGGAGGAGCTGGATCTGTCCGATGTGGATCCCTTCACTATAGAGGACGCCGAGCCCCTGAAGCTCCGCAAGGACGAGCCGGTTCGCTGGGAGAACAGGGACGCCATATTGGATCAGTCCCCCTCGCGGGAGGGCGATTTCATAAAGGTGCCTAGAATAGGAGGGGATGCGTGA
- the gatB gene encoding Asp-tRNA(Asn)/Glu-tRNA(Gln) amidotransferase subunit GatB — translation MSLTFTTVIGLEIHVQLNTRTKLFCGCSTDYIGATPNTNICPLCTGQPGTLPVLNERVVELGVRAGLALGCTINRVTRFDRKNYFYPDLPKAYQISEFYVPLAEKGEVTVTGDDGKPYKVGITRLHLEEDAGKLVHGASDGRIVGSTQSFVDYNRSSVPLAEIVSEPDITSPRMAKEYVATLRQMVRYLGVSDGDMEKGSMRVDANISLKVSDGRWGNRVEVKNMNSLRALERALEFEIRRQGAILSDGGEIHQETRNWDDSAGETSSSRSKEESNDYRYFTEPDLPPLVLSDSYVEDIERDLPELPWDKKARYERDFDLPQDDISVLTEQKDLAEYFEACVEAGASPARASNWIRTEVLRVLNERGGHISEFSLSPAALVELLRMVEGKKLSTTAAKEVFDAMVSREISLKEAIDACGVTAGNLSGDGLASLVQSVLEANGDVVEVIRSGDDKKDKKRKFLQGQVMKEARGQADPREVAKILDIELPR, via the coding sequence ATGTCCCTGACCTTTACGACCGTCATAGGGCTGGAGATACACGTACAGTTGAACACCAGGACAAAGCTTTTCTGCGGCTGTTCCACCGATTACATAGGAGCGACGCCCAACACCAATATATGTCCTCTCTGCACCGGTCAGCCCGGAACCCTTCCGGTTCTGAACGAGAGAGTTGTTGAGCTCGGTGTCAGAGCCGGTCTGGCCTTGGGGTGTACTATAAACCGGGTTACCCGCTTCGACAGGAAGAACTATTTTTACCCGGATCTGCCCAAGGCATACCAGATCTCCGAGTTTTACGTTCCTCTTGCGGAGAAGGGAGAGGTTACTGTCACAGGCGACGACGGTAAGCCCTATAAAGTCGGCATAACCAGGCTTCATCTCGAGGAGGACGCGGGAAAGCTGGTCCACGGAGCCTCGGACGGTCGTATCGTCGGATCCACCCAGTCCTTCGTTGACTACAACCGCTCCAGCGTTCCCCTGGCGGAGATAGTATCCGAGCCGGACATAACTTCCCCCAGGATGGCCAAGGAATACGTCGCCACCCTCCGTCAGATGGTCAGATATCTCGGCGTTTCCGACGGGGACATGGAAAAGGGGTCCATGAGGGTCGACGCCAACATATCCCTCAAGGTATCGGATGGACGGTGGGGCAACAGGGTCGAGGTCAAAAATATGAACTCCCTCAGAGCCCTGGAGAGGGCTTTGGAGTTCGAGATTAGACGTCAGGGCGCTATCCTCTCCGACGGAGGAGAGATCCATCAGGAGACCCGTAACTGGGACGACAGCGCCGGAGAGACCAGCTCGTCCAGGAGCAAGGAGGAGTCCAACGACTACCGTTACTTCACCGAGCCCGATCTTCCCCCACTGGTTCTGTCGGATAGCTACGTAGAGGACATAGAGAGGGATTTGCCCGAGCTTCCATGGGACAAGAAGGCCCGATATGAGAGGGACTTCGACCTCCCCCAGGACGATATCTCGGTACTTACGGAGCAAAAGGACCTGGCCGAGTATTTCGAGGCCTGCGTGGAGGCCGGGGCGTCTCCCGCCAGGGCCTCCAACTGGATAAGGACAGAGGTGCTTCGGGTATTGAACGAAAGGGGAGGGCATATCTCCGAGTTCTCTCTGTCTCCGGCCGCTCTTGTCGAGTTGCTGCGGATGGTGGAGGGCAAAAAGCTTTCGACCACGGCGGCAAAAGAGGTCTTCGACGCCATGGTATCCAGGGAGATCTCCCTGAAAGAGGCCATAGATGCCTGTGGTGTGACCGCCGGGAACCTCTCGGGAGACGGACTGGCCTCTTTGGTCCAATCCGTCCTGGAGGCCAACGGAGACGTAGTCGAAGTGATCCGTTCCGGCGATGACAAAAAGGACAAAAAACGCAAGTTCCTTCAGGGACAGGTCATGAAGGAAGCCAGAGGGCAGGCGGACCCCAGGGAGGTCGCCAAGATACTGGATATCGAATTACCCCGATGA
- the gatA gene encoding Asp-tRNA(Asn)/Glu-tRNA(Gln) amidotransferase subunit GatA — MELFRLSAMEIASGVRDGRFSAEDVVRSCLSRIESKEPEIHAMLTVTADAAIARARELDGRRSSGEDLGPLGGVPVILKDNMCTAGIKTTCASRILEEWVPPYDATVVRLLFEAGAVLLGKANMDEFAMGGSTENSAFGVTSNPWALDRVPGGSSGGSAAAVAAGYAPIALGSDTGGSIRQPASFCGVYGLKPTYGRTSRYGLVAFASSLDQIGPFARTAEDIALVMEVLGVHDPMDSTSQPVPADEFSQALAARDLKGKRIGYLKEVAEYDYDERMKKALSEAMKACEEAGAEMVEISLGTAIDHGLASYYILAPAEASSNLARFDGVRYGSSSKDSESLMELYLKTRKDGFGDEVKRRILTGNYVLSAGFYDAYYLKAQKVRKVIKQEFAKAFEKVDSIILPPSPTPAFKVGELIDDPIAMYMADVFTIPVNMAGLPGISINVGFSEEGLPLGVQFIAPRWGEKELLSTAAVMEHRFGGAKIADGGDL, encoded by the coding sequence ATGGAGCTTTTCAGACTTTCCGCGATGGAGATAGCGTCCGGCGTCAGAGATGGACGTTTCTCCGCCGAGGATGTCGTTCGTTCCTGCCTCTCCAGGATAGAGTCCAAGGAGCCCGAGATCCATGCCATGCTTACCGTTACGGCCGACGCCGCCATCGCCCGAGCCAGGGAATTGGACGGGCGAAGATCTTCCGGAGAGGACCTGGGGCCTCTCGGAGGGGTTCCGGTGATACTGAAGGACAACATGTGTACGGCAGGGATAAAGACCACCTGTGCCAGCAGGATACTCGAGGAATGGGTCCCCCCTTATGACGCCACGGTGGTGAGGCTTCTATTCGAAGCAGGAGCGGTCCTTCTTGGCAAGGCCAACATGGACGAGTTCGCCATGGGCGGATCCACCGAGAACTCGGCCTTCGGTGTCACCTCCAACCCCTGGGCGCTTGACAGGGTTCCAGGGGGAAGTTCCGGAGGAAGTGCCGCCGCGGTCGCAGCGGGATATGCCCCTATCGCCTTGGGCAGCGATACAGGCGGTTCCATCCGTCAGCCCGCTTCTTTTTGCGGAGTCTACGGCCTGAAACCTACCTACGGAAGAACGAGCCGCTACGGCTTGGTCGCCTTTGCGTCCTCTCTGGACCAGATAGGTCCCTTCGCCAGGACCGCCGAGGACATTGCCCTGGTGATGGAGGTTCTGGGAGTTCACGATCCAATGGATTCCACCAGTCAGCCGGTACCCGCGGACGAGTTCTCCCAGGCCCTGGCCGCTCGAGATCTGAAGGGAAAGAGGATCGGCTATCTCAAAGAGGTCGCCGAGTACGATTATGATGAAAGGATGAAAAAGGCTCTCTCCGAAGCGATGAAGGCCTGTGAGGAGGCCGGGGCGGAGATGGTCGAGATATCTCTGGGAACCGCCATCGATCACGGATTGGCCAGCTATTACATACTGGCTCCTGCCGAGGCTAGCTCCAACTTGGCCCGTTTCGACGGAGTTCGTTATGGATCGTCCTCAAAGGATTCTGAGAGTCTGATGGAGCTTTATCTCAAGACGAGAAAGGACGGTTTCGGGGACGAGGTCAAAAGGCGTATCCTGACAGGGAATTACGTTCTGAGCGCCGGTTTCTACGATGCCTATTATCTGAAGGCTCAGAAGGTGCGAAAGGTCATCAAGCAGGAGTTTGCCAAGGCCTTCGAAAAGGTCGATTCCATAATACTGCCGCCCTCTCCGACCCCGGCCTTCAAGGTCGGTGAGTTGATAGACGATCCGATCGCCATGTACATGGCCGACGTTTTCACCATTCCGGTCAACATGGCGGGGCTTCCGGGAATATCCATCAACGTCGGTTTTTCCGAGGAAGGCCTTCCTCTTGGAGTCCAGTTCATAGCTCCCCGATGGGGCGAGAAAGAGCTTCTCTCCACCGCTGCGGTGATGGAACACCGTTTCGGAGGGGCCAAAATAGCCGATGGAGGTGATCTGTGA
- the fusA gene encoding elongation factor G, with the protein MGYKPEDIRSIAIVAHGGAGKTSLTEAMLFDTGVINRLGSVENGNTVTDFGSEEQKRQISISTALANVEYGGKTIFMMDVPGYADFLGEMRSAMRVADSSLMVVSAVDGVEVQTGKAWEFAEDFGTPVAFFVNKMDRDNADYQRTVEDIREQLSKKAHSFFLPIGQESEFKGLIDVLREKAYIYKGDGSKDFDEVPVPADLKDTMNVQRGQLVENIVEEDDDMMMRYLDGEEIPLEEMWPLLRKAISERKIFPILPGSATANVGIMQLLGVIADELPSPLETRSRMAVDGEEEVEMSPDPSGPFSALCFKVMVDPYVGKLSFIRVNSGTLTSDQMIYNVNRQEEERISGFKIMQGKDGKDVKELTVGMIVAIPKLQSTRVGDTLSVKGATAVFPPIKFPLPVYSIAVDAKSRADEDKLSTAMHKMLEEDPILKFEKNAETGDNVLSGMGNLHLDIVLSRIKERYGVELEVRTPEVPYRETIRKTAKAQGKHKKQTGGHGQYGDVHIEFSPLPTGEGFVFEDKIVGGAVPKQYIPAVEKGLKEALDKGVLAGFRTVDFKATLVFGSYHDVDSSEMAFKTAAHLAFKKGISEANPVLLEPVMNVEVTVADDYLGDVMGDMNTRRGRIMGVDSMGRLQIVKAQVPLAEMFQYAIQLRSMTSGRGNFTMSYSHYDPVPEEISKKVIARRQSETEEE; encoded by the coding sequence ATGGGGTACAAGCCAGAAGATATTCGATCGATTGCAATCGTCGCACATGGCGGAGCGGGAAAGACCTCGCTGACCGAGGCAATGCTGTTCGACACCGGCGTGATAAACCGGTTAGGTAGCGTAGAGAACGGCAACACCGTAACCGACTTCGGATCCGAGGAGCAAAAGCGTCAGATCTCCATCAGCACGGCCCTCGCCAACGTGGAGTATGGGGGCAAGACCATATTCATGATGGACGTTCCCGGTTACGCCGATTTTCTGGGAGAGATGCGGTCCGCCATGAGGGTGGCCGATTCGTCCTTGATGGTCGTTAGCGCCGTGGACGGAGTAGAGGTCCAGACGGGAAAGGCCTGGGAGTTTGCCGAGGACTTCGGTACCCCCGTCGCTTTCTTCGTCAACAAGATGGACAGGGATAACGCCGACTATCAGAGAACGGTCGAGGATATCCGAGAGCAACTCAGCAAAAAAGCCCATAGTTTCTTCCTGCCGATAGGTCAGGAATCGGAATTCAAGGGCCTTATCGACGTCCTTCGGGAGAAGGCCTATATCTACAAGGGAGACGGCAGCAAGGATTTCGACGAGGTCCCGGTCCCGGCGGATCTAAAGGACACCATGAACGTCCAGAGAGGACAGCTTGTGGAAAACATCGTCGAGGAAGACGACGATATGATGATGCGCTATCTCGACGGAGAGGAGATTCCCCTGGAGGAGATGTGGCCCCTTCTCAGAAAGGCCATATCGGAGAGAAAGATATTCCCCATACTGCCTGGCTCCGCAACTGCCAACGTCGGTATAATGCAGCTTCTCGGGGTGATAGCCGACGAACTTCCATCCCCCTTGGAGACCCGGTCCCGTATGGCCGTCGACGGCGAGGAAGAGGTCGAGATGAGCCCCGATCCCTCCGGCCCGTTTTCCGCACTGTGTTTCAAGGTCATGGTCGATCCCTATGTGGGTAAGCTCAGCTTCATAAGGGTGAACTCGGGAACCTTGACCTCCGATCAGATGATATATAACGTAAACCGTCAGGAAGAGGAGCGCATAAGCGGTTTCAAGATCATGCAGGGCAAGGACGGCAAGGACGTAAAGGAACTTACCGTCGGCATGATCGTCGCCATTCCCAAGCTTCAGAGCACCAGGGTAGGAGACACCCTTTCGGTCAAGGGCGCTACCGCCGTGTTCCCTCCGATAAAATTCCCCCTTCCGGTCTACAGCATAGCTGTAGACGCCAAGAGCAGGGCCGACGAGGACAAGCTTTCCACCGCCATGCACAAGATGTTGGAGGAGGATCCTATACTAAAGTTCGAGAAGAACGCCGAGACCGGCGACAACGTCCTGTCCGGAATGGGCAACCTTCATCTGGACATAGTGCTCTCCCGCATAAAGGAGCGTTACGGCGTAGAGCTGGAGGTCAGGACTCCTGAGGTTCCCTATAGAGAGACCATCAGGAAGACAGCCAAGGCCCAGGGAAAACACAAGAAGCAGACCGGAGGTCACGGTCAATACGGGGACGTTCACATAGAGTTCTCTCCCCTTCCGACCGGAGAGGGATTCGTCTTCGAGGACAAGATCGTCGGAGGGGCCGTTCCAAAACAGTATATTCCGGCGGTGGAGAAGGGGCTCAAGGAAGCTCTCGACAAGGGAGTCCTGGCGGGATTCCGTACCGTCGATTTCAAGGCCACCTTGGTTTTCGGCTCATATCACGATGTGGACAGCTCGGAAATGGCCTTCAAAACCGCTGCACATCTGGCCTTCAAGAAAGGGATATCCGAGGCAAATCCGGTCCTTCTCGAACCGGTCATGAACGTCGAGGTGACTGTTGCGGATGACTATCTTGGAGACGTTATGGGAGACATGAACACCAGGAGAGGGCGTATCATGGGAGTCGACTCTATGGGACGGCTTCAGATAGTGAAGGCCCAGGTGCCCCTGGCGGAGATGTTCCAGTACGCCATTCAGCTTCGGTCCATGACGTCCGGCAGAGGGAACTTCACCATGTCATATTCCCACTACGACCCGGTCCCGGAGGAGATCTCCAAGAAGGTAATAGCAAGAAGGCAGTCTGAGACGGAAGAGGAATAA
- a CDS encoding glycerate kinase type-2 family protein: MGKTKKLREDCLEIIRYSLEKNLPDRSTRETLQSMDLKGPIVCLAVGKAAWTMAKATSEVLGDRISRGLIVTKYGHSGGDVAGMSIIESGHPVPDGKSLEAGKAALDLVHSTTKKDRLLVLLSGGGSSLMEFPLEGVSLRDMAEITDSLLSSGAPIEEINKIRKRLSQVKAGRLALAASPSSITNLILSDVLGNDLGSVASGPTVPDDGTAEEAMEVALKYGIRLSRAAKEALKTETPKVLDKVETIVLGDVYRLCTSAAEKANQLGYETEILAEDLNCEARQAGSFLAAIARKRGRDNPRALILGGETVVHLKGEGKGGRNQELVLSAAVGMDEVENAVVASVGSDGTDGPTDAAGGMVDGDSISRMRASGIDPIALLEDNDSYRALKASEDLIITGPTGTNVNDLILLLKR, from the coding sequence ATGGGAAAGACTAAAAAACTCAGGGAGGACTGTCTGGAGATAATCCGTTACAGCCTGGAGAAAAACCTTCCGGACCGATCGACTAGAGAAACCCTTCAATCGATGGACCTGAAGGGCCCCATCGTCTGCCTGGCGGTGGGCAAGGCGGCTTGGACCATGGCCAAGGCCACGTCGGAGGTGCTCGGAGACAGGATCTCCAGGGGCTTGATCGTGACGAAATACGGCCACTCCGGAGGAGACGTCGCAGGAATGTCTATAATCGAGAGCGGCCATCCCGTTCCGGACGGGAAAAGCCTGGAGGCCGGTAAAGCCGCTCTCGACCTGGTCCATTCCACGACGAAAAAGGACCGTCTATTAGTGCTCCTGTCCGGAGGCGGATCCTCTCTGATGGAGTTCCCTCTCGAAGGGGTCTCCCTGAGGGACATGGCAGAGATCACCGATTCTCTTCTGTCCTCCGGAGCTCCAATAGAGGAGATCAATAAAATAAGGAAGAGGCTTTCGCAGGTCAAGGCAGGGCGGTTGGCACTGGCTGCCTCCCCCTCCTCTATAACCAACCTGATACTCTCCGACGTGCTGGGAAACGATCTCGGTTCGGTGGCGTCCGGCCCCACAGTTCCGGACGACGGCACCGCGGAAGAGGCCATGGAGGTAGCCCTAAAATACGGAATTAGGCTATCCCGGGCGGCGAAAGAAGCGCTGAAAACGGAGACGCCCAAAGTCCTCGATAAGGTCGAGACCATAGTACTGGGAGACGTCTACCGACTCTGTACCTCCGCGGCTGAAAAAGCGAATCAGCTGGGATACGAGACTGAAATTCTGGCGGAAGATCTGAACTGCGAGGCTCGACAGGCTGGCAGCTTTCTGGCGGCCATCGCCAGGAAAAGAGGCAGGGATAACCCCAGGGCCTTGATTCTCGGAGGGGAAACGGTGGTTCATCTCAAAGGAGAGGGCAAAGGCGGCAGGAATCAGGAGCTGGTCCTGTCGGCCGCCGTAGGGATGGATGAAGTCGAGAACGCCGTGGTGGCATCGGTAGGATCCGACGGGACCGACGGACCTACCGATGCGGCAGGGGGAATGGTTGACGGAGACTCGATCTCCAGAATGAGGGCCTCTGGAATAGATCCGATCGCCCTCCTGGAGGACAACGATAGCTACCGAGCACTGAAGGCATCGGAGGACCTGATAATAACCGGCCCCACCGGCACAAACGTGAACGATCTGATCCTACTCTTAAAACGATAA